The following coding sequences lie in one Lelliottia jeotgali genomic window:
- a CDS encoding Ferritin-like protein 2 has product MLKTEMIDKLNEQMNLELFSSLLYQQMSAWCSYHSFEGAAAFLRRHAQEEMTHMQRLFDYLADTGSLPRINPVASPFAEYTSLDELFRATYEHEQLITQKINELTHAAMIGQDYPTFNFLQWYVAEQHEEEKLFKSVLDKLSLAGKSGEGLYFIDKELSTLDTQK; this is encoded by the coding sequence ATGCTGAAAACTGAAATGATTGATAAGCTCAACGAACAAATGAACCTTGAGCTTTTTTCATCCCTGCTTTATCAACAAATGAGTGCCTGGTGCAGCTATCACAGCTTTGAAGGTGCTGCCGCTTTCCTGCGCCGCCATGCTCAGGAAGAGATGACGCACATGCAGCGCCTGTTCGATTATCTCGCGGATACCGGCAGCCTGCCGCGCATCAACCCGGTCGCGTCTCCTTTTGCTGAGTATACCTCTCTGGATGAACTGTTCCGCGCGACCTATGAGCACGAGCAGCTGATCACTCAGAAGATTAACGAGCTGACTCACGCGGCAATGATCGGTCAGGATTATCCAACCTTTAATTTCCTGCAATGGTATGTTGCAGAACAGCACGAAGAAGAGAAACTGTTTAAATCCGTTCTCGATAAATTATCACTGGCGGGTAAATCAGGCGAAGGTCTGTACTTTATTGATAAAGAGTTGTCGACTCTCGACACGCAAAAATAA
- a CDS encoding tyrosine transporter TyrP: MPLAAAGVGFSVTLLLLGCLWTLMCYTALLLLEVYQHVPADTGLGSLAARYLGRYGQWITGFSMMFLMYALTAAYMSGAGELIASSVNDWFGTNISPATGVIFFTLIGGGVVCVGTSLVDLFNRFLFTAKIIFLVVMLALLAPHVHKVNLLTLPLQQGLALSAIPVIFTSFGFHGSVPSIVSYMNGDIRKLRRVFVIGSAIPLIAYIFWQLVTLGSIGSSTFIGLMADHSGLNGFLQALREVVASPHVELAVHLFADLALATSFLGVALGLFDYLADLFQRNRSVGGRFQTGLITFLPPLAFALFYPRGFVMALGYAGVALAVLALLLPSLLVWKSRQQHPDSGYRVWGGKPLLALVFACGIGVILVQFLIVAGLLPEVG; encoded by the coding sequence ATGCCGTTAGCCGCAGCAGGCGTGGGATTTAGCGTTACGCTGCTGCTGTTGGGATGCCTGTGGACGCTGATGTGTTACACCGCCTTACTGCTGCTGGAAGTGTATCAGCACGTCCCGGCAGATACGGGTCTCGGTTCGCTGGCGGCACGCTATCTTGGTCGCTACGGCCAGTGGATAACGGGTTTTAGCATGATGTTCCTGATGTATGCCCTGACAGCGGCGTACATGAGCGGCGCGGGTGAACTGATTGCCTCCAGCGTCAACGACTGGTTTGGCACAAATATCTCTCCGGCCACCGGGGTGATTTTCTTTACCCTGATCGGCGGTGGCGTAGTGTGCGTTGGCACTTCTCTGGTCGATCTGTTTAACCGTTTTCTGTTTACTGCCAAGATTATTTTCCTGGTGGTGATGCTGGCATTACTCGCCCCGCACGTCCACAAAGTCAATTTGCTGACCTTACCGCTCCAGCAGGGGCTGGCGCTTTCAGCCATTCCAGTGATTTTTACCTCGTTCGGTTTCCACGGCAGCGTGCCGAGTATCGTCAGCTACATGAATGGTGATATTCGCAAACTGCGCCGCGTATTTGTTATCGGTAGCGCCATTCCGTTGATTGCCTATATCTTCTGGCAGCTGGTGACGCTGGGCAGCATTGGCTCCTCGACCTTTATAGGCCTGATGGCCGATCACTCGGGTCTGAACGGATTTTTACAAGCGTTGCGTGAAGTGGTTGCGTCGCCGCACGTTGAGCTGGCGGTGCATCTGTTTGCCGATCTGGCGCTGGCTACTTCATTCCTGGGCGTGGCGCTCGGACTGTTCGACTATCTGGCGGATCTATTCCAGCGGAATCGCTCCGTCGGCGGACGCTTTCAGACGGGCCTGATCACCTTCCTTCCTCCGCTGGCCTTCGCGCTGTTCTATCCACGCGGATTTGTGATGGCACTCGGTTACGCGGGCGTGGCGCTTGCCGTGCTGGCGCTGCTGCTCCCTTCCCTGCTGGTATGGAAAAGCCGCCAGCAGCATCCGGATTCGGGTTATCGGGTGTGGGGTGGGAAGCCGTTGTTAGCCCTGGTGTTTGCGTGTGGGATTGGGGTGATTTTGGTGCAGTTTTTGATTGTGGCGGGATTACTGCCCGAAGTGGGCTAA